In the Streptomyces spororaveus genome, AAACGCCCGGGCGAAGCCGTCGAGCTGTACGCGGCCCGCATCCTGGCCACCCCGGGCGCCCTGCTCGTCAAGGAGGCCGACCTCGCGCACAACGCGGACCCCGTACGCCTCTCCGTGCTGGACGGGCCCACGCGCGAACGGCTGTCCGTAAAGTATGCGAATATCCGTTCCCTCCTCGGTCTCACCGCCCCGTGACGGGCGCCCCGCGCCCGAAAGTTTCCTGTCGCGCCTGTGGTTGGCGGAAACGGAATCACGGCTATTCGTCACGGGGCGTATAGCCGGGGTCCGTTGGTGGGAGGATGGTCCATGTGGGGGTATGCCTGGCCGTGCCCCCGGGCCGACCAGGGGACGACCGAAGGTGTGATCAGTAGTGGCCATTTCGCTGTCAGTGGTGGTTCTGTTGGCGGTCATCCTGGTGGTGCTGATCCGCGGCAACCACATCAAGACGGGCCCCGCCATCGTCGCGGCGCTCTTCGGCTTCTTCCTCGCGTCCAGCTCGATCGCGGACGACGTGAACCGCTTCCTGAACTCCCTCGCGACGATGATCGCGAACATCAAGCTCTGACCATGAGCTTCGAGCCCGCCGACGGCGAACCGGTCCGCCACCACGACCACGGCACGTGGCTCGTCCAGTTCACCAGCCGGATCCTCGTGGTGTGCCCGAGGTGCGGTGGCCGTGCGCTCGTCGTCCCCCGGCCGGACCTCGCGCCGCCGAAGTACTTCAGTGCCCTGCTCTTCCAGCCCCGCCGTCTCGTCTGCGCCGGCTGCGGCGCGGTCGCGGCCTGGACCACCGAGGAACGGGGCGCGGGCCTGGTGGGTGCGGTGCCCGGCGGCACCGAGGACCCCTTCTTCCGGCGGCCGTTGTGGCTTCAGACCCGCTGTGCGGGACGGATCCTGTGGGCCTACGACGAAGAGCACGTCGACGCCCTCGCCGCCTACGTGGGCGCCCGTCTGCGCCACCGTCACACCTCCCCGACGATGGCGATGTTCGCGCGGCTGCCGGCCTGGATGAAGTCCGCCGACCGCCGCGAAGAGGTGCTGGCCGGCCTGGCCGCGCTGCGCACCCTCGCCGGGCGTTCGGCGCCCGCCGACCGCTCCGACGCCGCCCACGAGCGCGGCGACCGCCCGCGCCACCACGGCAGCCTGCTGTTCCGCGGCGGCCCGTACTAGGGGTGTGTCGCGAGCCCCGGGAACGACGAAGGGCCAGGTCGAGGAAACATCCTCTGACCTGGCCCTTCGTGCTTCAGAGCGGGTGACGGGAATCGAACCCGCGTAGCTAGTTTGGAAGACTAGTGCTCTACCATTGAGCTACACCCGCAACGCACGCGCCGCAGGTCCGCGGACCTGGGCACGGACAGCATCCTAGCGGGTCGCTCCCGGTGGGTGCACACCACATTCGGCGCCTCGCCGGAGGTCATCCCGAAACGGCTCGGGAAACCCCGCGCATCAGAGTGTCTCCAGGCATGTACCCTACGTGTCGCACCGACGGGGTGTGGCGCAGCTTGGTAGCGCGTCCGCTTTGGGAGCGGAAGGTCGTCGGTTCGAATCCGGCCACCCCGACCAACAGCAGTGTCTCCACAAGATCGCGTTGTGGGCTGATTGCCGCTTGCGGTTACTATGCAAGCTGCGTGCCCGTGTGTCTGATGTACCGGGCCGAAGTCCGCCGAACCGCTGAATCACAGCGCGACGGCAGAATCCCCAGCAGTCAGCCACAAGGAGACCGAACCGTGAAGAGCGCCGTGGAGACCCTGAACCCGACTCGGGTTCGGCTCACTGTTGAGGTGCCCTTCGAGGAGCTCAAGGACAGCCTCGACGCGGCGTACAAGAAGATCAACCAGCAGGTCACGGTGAAGGGCTTCCGCAAGGGCAAGATCCCGGCCCGCGTCATCGACCAGCGCTTCGGCCGCGGTGCGGTGCTGGAGGAGGCCGTCAACGACGCCCTCCCGAAGTTCTACACCGAGGCCGTCAACGAGGCCGACCTGAACCCGCTGGGCCAGCCCGACGTGGACATCACCGAGCTCAAGGACGGTGAGGTCCTCGCCTTCACCGCCGAGGTCGACGTCCGTCCCGAGATCGAGATCCCGGACTTCTCCGGCATCGAGGTCGAGGTCGACGCCATCGAGGTCTCCGACGAGGACGTCGAGAAGTCCGTCGAGCAGCTGCGCGGCCGCTTCGCGTCCACCAAGGACGTCGAGCGCGCCGCCGCCGAGGGTGACGTCGTCACCATCGACCTGGAGGCCAAGGTCGACGGCGAGGTGCTGCCCGACGGCGTCGCCTCCGACGTCTCCTACACCATCGGCTCGGGCGAGCTCCTCGA is a window encoding:
- a CDS encoding membrane protein; its protein translation is MAISLSVVVLLAVILVVLIRGNHIKTGPAIVAALFGFFLASSSIADDVNRFLNSLATMIANIKL